ccccccccccccaagtatcaaacacacgagaagaaacgtcaaaagaaaaaggtaagtaagatacaaatcttttgtattaaattttttctgtactacaaaaaataactccaaattagtgaCCATAGAtgctgaagaaatagattttcctctcacgaaattttcttttggattgaagaatcacgaaattgaatgatttcagtttaagggcatgtgatacttagaaaattgtcgattttaccagttttaggttccgacgactttttttatttaataatcaatattttgtcttaaaaatttgggacatgatagcgaccacgttaacggacgtccccacacacttttttttttggtttaattcaaaaaagttttaatttagcaaaatctgattaatttgcatagcgcttaagaattagtatcgattttaccagttttaggttccgacggctttttttctagaataatcaatattttgtctttaaaatttcggaaatgatagtgaacatgctaacggacgttcccgcacactttatttgtgtttttttttcaaaaaaatttttttgatattgctaacaacgtgtgtatatttggaggttatgtatgttacaattctcctgtgcgttacttccaaactacacaatatttttggccgaaaacttttgacttgcaaataaacatagtaactaatctcccggaactaaccctttttgcaggcaatcaaaaaagtttatttcataaataatttccggattatcggaaaggcagagatgaaaaacgacgtaacctcaaaataatacatatgcatacaatttttatttagcacaataaatttttctgttattatccatcaaaaaagagtccggggacgtccgttatgatattttatagcatctccgaattcagtttttaaaaattttcatttttgtgaaaaaaaagccggggaaattgtaagtatcacatgcaaagcatttaaaattaaataattaaaaattgcaaacttttgaatttgaacaattataaattcaaagcgatcaagatttgacaattttatattgaaaactaaattaaatcattcaaagttgaagcttctaaaattctagaatttaaaattgttactacagaacaaaattataatttgaccttcaagctaattaggcgaatagttataaaaacaaagaatgaatttaattctaccaaacaaactttcaaactaaaaaatagttttaaatgggaaatattaaaaatgaaaaaaaatctactccagaaccttgaaacttaaataaTTCGATCTTTATTTTAacctgacaaaatttatattcaccaaaaattgtggtgttaaaacttttttttcttaatcaaagcctttaaaatttctattatttgtttttaattcatatcacgtcaaaactaatcatttttaaattgctaattaaactttcccaaattcaaccaattttcttcaaattttaaaaacatgaaaaaaagtataatttattttaaaaagcaacatatttccctctcgagaaattctgcgatttcaagtgtaagTCCCTGCTGATTTCAACTGGATGCGTTCAGCGATGATTgtttttcgtacgttattctcgAATAAACCGACGTTGATCACAGTTTACTTGTTACCACTCTTAATGAGAtcaccgatggttataaatatataccaaagatttggatgtaacatttacctaaaataataaattttttcttcaaaatgtcatatttttaaaccaatttaccAAATAAGAAATTCACAGCGTGCGCAGCACTGCGCCAGTACTGGATAGTACTGGCACAGTACAGGCAGCCAGTGCTGGTGCCTGTAATGGCGTAAGCATGGGATGATAACGATGTTCTGTACTGGATTGTCAGTGCTGTCCCTTTACTGGTAGTAGGTACTGGCATtactactggcacagtactggtaATAAGTACAGGCGCAGTACTGTAATTTAGTACTGGCACAATAATGGAATATGTCTGGGATGATAACGATGGCCTGTACTGGATTGCCAGTGCTGTCCCTTTACTGGTAGTCAGTCCTGGCATttagtactggcgcagtactggtaTTAAGTACAGGCGCAGTACTGTAATTTAGTACTGGCACAATACTGGAATATGTCTGGGATGATAACGATGGCCTGTACTGGATTGCCAGTGCTGACCCTTTAATGGTagtcagtactggcgcagtactggttTCAAGTACAGGTGATGCACTGGAATTTATTACTGGTGCAATACTGGCTTATTGTACAATATAATTTGAGTAATGGCTATGTACTGGTGTTTAATATTATAACTTTTCACTGGCTCAAAACTAGCATAGATTTACACTTGCTTTAGCCGATCTAGTACACGGaggaaatgaatttgaaattggcAACTTGTAGTAAAATGCAAATACATTTTTACCTGGAAcagatttatttcaaacaatgttTGAAGTATACATATGTGTCAGAATTATGAACTTCGCTCCGTTAAAGACTTaagtctatttttaatgttttacttGAGATCCTCCATTACTCCCTGTGCAGCCTTCGGCTTAACACGATCTCTTTTCCCGCCTTCTCTATCTTTTGCGGCCGAAAACCAGCGGCTGAGTTGTGACAATATTTGTTTGGGTTAAAGTTCCGGAAACTTCGTAAGAAggaaatctgaaattaaaaaaatatatatcgaccctaaaaacataattaattgtaTTACAAACATTAGTGATGGAAGCAAAATAACTATACCTCGTAGATGTTTAAAAGTTTCAGTATCCGAATATTTTCGTTTTTGAACACAGTGGGTTTCTCGGCCACATGCAGAATATTGAAGTTGAATATTTTTCGTAATTATGCTTGGAATAATTACATTAAGGTTTTTTGAGCGTTTGACATTAGGCTTAATATTCAATACCATGAAACAtttctggaaaaagaaaaaatgtatatgaagTACAGTACCCTCGGAAATTATGGGTATGTCTGTTTTTCAGATATTATTGAAGTGACTTGATTGTTACGATAAGAAGTGGTCATTTTTGTTTCCGTGATAACacgaaagctaataaaattccgTATCTAATGAGGCCAAGGTGAaggaaaaatggtaattttataaaaatatattgcaagaaaacgtcaaaatttgatatttttgagaaatgACAATAACtatcaaaataataaagattttaaagatttttgttcttattttaaaGGTAAGTCTCGACAGTATTTTGGTAACTTattaagatcttttaaaaaattgttttcctggATTCTACCCTACGGTCAAACGTGGTACAAAAAAGTcgtaaactttcaaataaagacTGTATTTCAtagattaatttaacaaattcacaATATTAATATTCTCATGAATATtcgtaaattttatgaaaaaatgatacatattgattttttttttaattcttataagtTGCTACACACTTCTGTAAATTTTACGACTTTCTTTTATCATGTTGGATCCTAGGGTAGATTCCaggaaacaaattattaaaatatctgaataagtTTACAAAATACTGTGGAAACTCTCGTCTAAActtaaaccaaaaactttttaaaatattaattattttcacaattattgACATTTCCGAAAGACATTGAAATTTGGCGTTTTCTTACAATATCTTTTTATATCTATAATTTCCAACAGTAGTTTATACAGTAAAAGTGAAATCTAAATAGATAAGGCATAATATAGGTAATTCTCACaagttttttttaccaagtatgagtcttttttgaagtttttctcaAATTGAAGGAAACTGTTCAGATCATTGTTAGGCATATCATCAATATTCCCTTCCTGCATGATTTGTTGAATATGTCCAGAGTTCCCAGTGGCAGCAATAACTGCTCTAGTCTTCTCAGCCTTTTCCCGAATTCTGTATTCGATACTTCTCTTCATGGACTCGAAGAATGACTTTGATGTCGGAATTTCAGATGCTTAAatagatataatttatttatcgatcatacattttaaaagacaaaccttcaaaaataaaggaccccgcacgaAATAGATAGGAAAAAGGTCTCGAGGGATTTGTCTGTAAGTATATTTCGTAGATTTTGACAATACAAGCAAAAAATATGTGGGGCTAAACTTGATCCTATGATTACTGTCGCCAAATATGTacgttttttgttttcattaccGAAATCTACTAAATATCAAAGAGTTACAGAAAAATCCATGAAGACCTTTTTTCCATGTATTTGGTGCGAGGTCATTTCTttctattttccaatttttctcatTCTAGTCACCAccttaatacaataattttctttttagaatatACCTGTGAGGCCACATGTTGGGCACGGCTTGTTTATGTTTCTTCTGCTGTgtaaattgaaaacgaaaattagaagattgaaagttgaatttttttgaaaacatgtgtataataaaaatgttacctTCTGCCCTTTTGTTGTGTTTTATTGGCTTTGGAGAAGCAtaagtcttcttttttgttttcggATTTAGTGCTTTATTTTGTTTTGAGTGAACAGAGGTGACTCCTAAatctgaaaagaaagaaaaatttgatatttgtaactttttctttgTCCTGAAATTCtgttaggtttttaaaaaaaattgcacccCCCCATTtctaacttttattttcttctccttCCGATGATAAGATCTAAAGAGAATCTGAGTTCTGAGATTTACCTGTTGAAGTCTTGCGTCTTTTGGGTGACGGATTTGGTGAGCTCGAAATAACATCATCTTGATTCATCCTTGAGGTGTGCTCTAAAGGAAATATTTAATACTagctttaaaaaaacagaaagatcaagatttttaattttaaaaattaacatttttcactatCTTACTTTTAGACTTTTGAAAGGTTTTGTTCCTTTTAAACGACGGTGATGAAGATGATACATTACTATCAACGCCTGATTTATCTTCTTTATCAGGATAAATGGACAGTAAAGTATCCACGTAAtctatttcgaagaaaattaaataacattagGAACACAAGAAAGGAAACGAACgaaagtaaatttaattaagtGTCCTGTAAGTCCTCcatgttcaaaaaattgattcaaaataattgaatttcgttGACACTCTATCAAATTTACCAAATACACGATTAAATTTGATggagatttttgaagaaattcataTTATTCCTATCAAATCTAATCACAATTTTCCAGCAAGGCTCACTTTCCATCTATGAAATCCAATGGTGAAATCCATTTGATTGCGTTTGGCGTCAAAGTGCTGAAAATAACGATAGAAACATTGTTACTCAATGAAGAGCTGTAGAGCGTTAAGTTCAATACTTTTGAGTCAACTGCAGTCAAACGCATTTCACTATTAGACTCAGCGTCCTCCAAAACCCAAGGGCCACTAAGCATCTTATTGACATTAGCAGAttgactttttggaattttttaatgtagccctttaaaaatatttattaaatttatttgtatctAAAAGAATTTACCGTCTCTTTTTTTTTGCACCTGAACTTGcgtcatttctttcaaatggcgGAATATTTCCTAATGAACTTTCAAGTTCGCTTCCACTCAGATTTAGAGGATCTTTCTCGTCTTCTGAACTATCGTGTTCATCAATGTTACTAGTCTGAATTGTCGCTTCAGAAAACGCTCTTTGTAGCCGCCTGAAACCTTGCTGATAGTCTCCTAATTCGTAAGAagtaaaacttctaaaaaaatcgatatattttttttaatctacatctCAATACCTAATACTTACGAGCATCTTTCACAAtagtaactttaaaatttttccatgaagCTCCAGGTTCAGAAGAAGTTCTAGTTAACTCATTTACTTTGTGATAGTCAGATTTATCAGGATATTTGCAGTAAAATGCATCATCTTGCTTGTAAATCCAGGTAACGGGTACCAGATCAATGCTTTGTTTTCCAGTTTTAGTTTTCTTATCGAATTTAATTACAACATGAGTCGTCGTTTCTTTATTAAAATCCATACTTAAATTTCGCTACAACAAACAATAACATTGCTCACGTttaatgtggaaaatttaatctttttcaataattcttcGCGAAACAGAGTTATTTACGAAGTACGAAGAAATGTGATTGCGAAAGTATTGTTCTCGTTTTCAAAGAGCACACACTTTTTCGGATATTTTTTATACTAACGACCTTTTCTCTTCGCGTTATTTGACCTAGTTTCATAATTCCGACTTGAGTTGATTTACAGGGATATTCAGAGACATCAGTCACTGTTTTAAATGTGaaaccacaaaaaaaaatgttatgccttTGTCTTCTGATCTTCGTTATTCTAAAAATTGCATTGTTGTTCAATTGTACTACGCTCTCAGGTTTTGATGTACTCAGCGTGACTCCACGCAAAATGACAGTCTTTAATTCTTCTTCATGCTCATGTGAAACGACTGGATTAATTATCACatccttttttttgtgaatagcgttttttcttgacattttttggcTTGCTTTTTCTTCAGATATTCTTCTGATTAACTGTTCCAATGGTTTTCCGTTGTCTCGAATTTTTCGTTTGATATCaccaagtttattttcaaacggaAATGCAGAAATTTGAGACAGAGACATCTTCGTAAATTCAACATTATCTGCTACATGAATCAAGTTATAGCTATTAATAACTTGAGAATCTGGGCCATAAAATGTGGGTAgaagtttaaagaatttccttaatAGTTCTCTAGCATAATTGGCATTTTTAAACAGCTAAATCTGGATCGCAAAGGACTCTGCACGCAACTACAAGAAGAAGAAAATGTCGGTACATTTTCTTAGATAAAACCTTACGTAGTACCAAAGCCCCACAATAATGTAAATATAAACGAAATTGCGTTGCTTTCCACTGGCTAAATTCGTCTATATTCAATGTTTTTCTTTGGAATTCTGTAGgtatgtattttgtaaatattttcaaaatagaatttagTACCTTTATGTCCCGCTGATGAAGCTTACATCTGCGATTAATTTGCTTCTTTGTTCCAAACAATTGATGTAGAATCCATCTCATGATTCCTATATACAGCAAATGCATAGAATCAAAAAAAAACGGACTTAATTGGGTCAAAGTTCGGTATATCCAGCAACGGTGATCTAGCTTCTAAATGGTGCTGCTTTTGTTTTCTTTTCCTAAAAGAACTTTTAGTGCGAAGCTTGGAATTCATAGTAGGATAGACTCTTCGTCTATTCTTTGTTGAACGCCTAGTTTCGCAACGCTCACAAGCGTAAAAGCCACCATGACCCTTGCACTTTTTAAGAAACGATATTGCGGGTGTATCACAGGAAAATCCAAGAACTTTTACCTTAAATGTTTTTTCCCGAATACTTACatcatttgtaactaaaaaacttaattctgtgACAAAATCTTGTAGGAAGTCATCTACTTTTTGGGGTTTAGAGTCACCGCTAAATACAGCAACAATAAATGGTTTTGAATCGTATTTATTGTGTTGAATAAGTCCCAAGTTAGTCCAAAATTGTTGACTTGAATTCCTATATAACGGCAAGCcatcaacattaaataataaaCTGATTCTATCTTCAGCGTATTCTTCgtcaagattttcttttaaattttcttctattcCGAAATATACATAAGATCCATTTGTCTTCTTTGATGTTTTCATAACTTTTATCTTTTTACTAGACTTCGTGCGCTgcaaagtacgagggtagttcaataaatccttagaatgaccaacagatggcgcgcgaatcgctccaaataatctgttttcagtcagcaccactcccgactagatatatgNNNNNNNNNNNNNNNNNNNNNNNNNNNNNNNNNNNNNNNNNNNNNNNNNNNNNNNNNNNNNNNNNNNNNNNNNNNNNNNNNNNNNNNNNNNNNNNNNNNNgtatagagctccaaggagattatgttgaaaaataaaacaaaatttacccaaaaaaaattgtttttatacttcattctaaggacttattgaactaccctcgtagttgcTGATTTTGGTAAAAGTTGCGAACATTTTGCTATTGTAGGttactttgaagaaaattattgaaaaaaaatgttttatgagagttctcttttaatttcattgaaataaattgcaaatattctTTTTCCTTTTAGTTACAAGTTGTAAGAAACTGTAAATCTCTGCATAACTTTGTGAATTATTTTCCTACATTCTAAATTTGCAAACCTAATATTCAGTTTCACTATGAAAATAACTTCTCGCTGTGAAGAgaacaagataattttttcaaagattgtaTCCCTATTGAAAAAATCCTCGTGTTATTTTCGGACGAGATAGACACGAGGAAATCCGCGAGGATTTGCAAATTCCTCGAGGACATCCTCGAGTCAGAGAATCAATTCTCACAGAATTCCTCCAGGTATTTTCAAGTCCTCGTGGATTCCCTTGTGTTTTCCTCGTCCGAAAATAACTCgaagattttttcaattgttattcagttaataattttataacttaaattaattaaatgaaaataaattcagaTTGTAGAACGCCgataaacataaatataataagGAAAGTaggtcttcaaaattttattttattttcaaaagaatcgTGAGCCATGTGGCGTAGACAGCAtgataaacatttaaaacaaaatgtgtaTGGTGGACTAAAAATATCTAATAGTCtcgttacaaaataaaaacttgtacTTACCTTAATACCAAGATGATCATTAATTATTTATGCTTATTGTAAACATACAATAGACCAAAGAATGATGAAACAGCGAAGGGGTGGAACGGGAGCGGGAACGGAACGTGAAAGTGTTCTGTCCATGATCCAATAAAaacatggtctagccacgcgcaagtaaaaaaaactgagccaatcagAATCTTGCCGcataatttctccatcttggataagtaACACGGCAAATGTAAgtgattttcaaattacaaattttagaattagaatgttttgtaattttgaggTATACAAATATTTCAGTACTAATAAAATGTATTGTAATGTTGAAGAAGGTTGAAGGAAAATACTTTTCCCAAGTCCGTCTTGTGCCAGTATTCAGCTGACACTTGGCATAGCTACACTACAGACGGGTTGGCCATTATTAGAACTTTGTATTTAGCCGAAACTTGGCATAACGACACTACATACGGGTTGGCTATCATTAGCACTTTGTATGAGGCCCGTATTGTGCCAGTATTCAGCCGACACTTGGATTAACTACACTATATGCGGATCGGCCAATATTAGCACTTTGTATTAGGCCCGTGTTGTGTCAGTATTCAGCCGACACTTGGCATAACTACACTACATATTGGTTTGCCATTATACAGTTAACTGCATTGAACCAGAGTTCTGCCAGTATTGCGCCTGCCCTTATGTGCCACTACTGGTACCCCAGTACTGGCGCGGTACTAAGAATGGATCGTACCCAGTACTATACCCGTACGGGCCAGCCAACTGTGGCTAGCCATTACGGGCGCAGTACTGCGCCTGTTGTGAGTTTTGGCGTAACTCGGAAATTTCCCACTGGGTATTTCTATATGTCGAGGGGTCGATTACTCCAATAttctgatacattcactaaatattcctatgcacgtattttttcaatattcttggtattctgaatattctttctaatcttagatatttttgatatttcaaaaaatcccgaaatatcccgaaatattcacaaatattcatacatatttcgccatttccctttgcgctctacacgtttttaaagtttccaaattattttaaaatattctaaaaaatgtcaagaaattccgaaaaagtttatgtattattgtgtaattacaaaatatgttcaagtttttaaaaagattttaatgaatttcaaaataattgcacGGGATTTAaccattcttttgaattaaaaaggataaaggtttataaatgaatttcaaaagatttcaagtaattttaaataatttaaaaagattttagaagaattccaaaacgtacaagaattttcaagaggttttaaattaaactactttttattattttaaagtgtattatcgaattccaaagttttcgaattatttataggagttcaaaatatttttaatgaatttaagggattttaagtaatttaaaagaattttaagaaaatttcgataaaatttaaataagttttaacagTTTAAGGTAATTCTAAAAGATGAAtaatgcttttgaattctttaaagtctgttaaatcttttgaaatttttagtaatttgtggaagccctttaaaatctattaaatttctgaaaatatatattgatctttttttaacttgttaaaatattttgtaatatattttgtattaagtttaaatctggattaagcacataaaatatacaataataattcgtaatatttctaaaatctaaaatcttagtacatatattattataagattagcaatattttttacagaatgggttaCAAACATTTGCAGATGGTCTTGCACAGCTGCAggttatttttagattttttttgcatacttcaagctaggctatgtgagaggctttaggcgttaggaatgcgaaacttgtagggttcgaaccccccgtggcgaatataaattttgttagcGTGCGATTACAATTAGTATAGTGATTGTGTATatcgctccacactctaccttcctatatagaataaaattattttacgaaaaattaacaaaatggagcaAGACGAAGACATAGTAATATTTGCgtaatgttttaagttattttgcacacggaaaaaaatatacaagaaatcTTATAGAACTAATCGTGTAGTAGAGGATACGCtaggtattttaataaaagttaaaatggtCTTTGTTTTATATTGCGTTGAACTTGTCctgaaactatagagaacagttttataaaatcataatcgACTTTTccctacaaaaaaattagttaaataattaacacaattattttctattacacaatcactacactatttataatcgcacgctatgaaagtttttattcgccgcgggggaTCGAACCctgtaagtttcgcattcctaacgcctaaagcctctcggctacactgtaaaaaatatgttttaaaattgcacttcaaagtgtaaattttcgtatataaaatgtcactttagatgcattaaaattacaggttagaaagaaaatttccacaggttgtgtagaatgacgtctgTTACAtgtttaattctatgactttgcatgaattcatacgacgtgttgaaaatcactacgttcagagtgtgtaaaaaaggactcacgctgtacatagtagaattccccagactggtaaaatttCCGACCGCGCATAAACTTTATTGCTCACTTTCAtcgaaagcataaatgcgagtgactgattttaaattataaattttttgccatataagcttgcgtaattataaatatatttttaatatgatcttaatgatttaagtatttgaggttaggttgatattttggagaaatttcccACTTTCTGTTGGTTTATTTAatgtcacatattaaatttcagttcagttgagaattttacacttttgtacaattttagacatttctatactaatttcaagCCGCTGCGCgagagtccactttttacatacgtttagcgtactaaaattccacaacctttttttacagtgtatcttagattgaagtatgcaaaaaaattctgaaatataacCTGCAGTtgtgcaaggccatctgcaaattCTTAAgacccattttgtaaaaaatatttctacgcttataataatatatgtactaagattttagattttagaaatattacaaattattattttatattttatgttcttaaacaagttttaaactaaatccaaaaatattttaagatattttaaaagattaaaaaaaaaatcaatatatattttcaggaacttaatagattttaaaggatttccacaaatttccgaagatttcaaaagatttaacggactttaa
This DNA window, taken from Belonocnema kinseyi isolate 2016_QV_RU_SX_M_011 chromosome 9, B_treatae_v1, whole genome shotgun sequence, encodes the following:
- the LOC117179743 gene encoding uncharacterized protein LOC117179743 — translated: MTQVQVQKKRDDYVDTLLSIYPDKEDKSGVDSNVSSSSPSFKRNKTFQKSKKHTSRMNQDDVISSSPNPSPKRRKTSTDLGVTSVHSKQNKALNPKTKKKTYASPKPIKHNKRAEAEET